The Halobacterium litoreum genome includes a region encoding these proteins:
- a CDS encoding AI-2E family transporter, which produces MNPSRTTVLAGVLAALLLASSVLLGAVFATVFFAGTVAYFLIPLLHRVERLGLSRWLASAATTALAVLAVVVPLGVALYVASGRVTQLLDALRDLPESFEVAVLDYTYVVEVGALLDTVAEYAATLAVDAASALPVLALKLTLFGVLVFGLLLGHEDAERAFLNTIPRAYHDVAHALGQRATATLYAIYVLQAVTALATAAIALPVFYALGTPFPVTLAVVAGVLQFVPIVGPSLVVGALAVYRIGAGDTTGAVTIVVVAGILVAWLPDVLVRPRLSRETANLPGSLYFIGFTGGLLTVGPVGIIAGPLVVALTVEAANLLADERRANGENGTLEPEPTDGPANPDTSGGPGDADDA; this is translated from the coding sequence GTGAACCCCTCGCGGACCACGGTTCTCGCCGGCGTGCTCGCCGCGCTCCTGCTCGCGTCCAGCGTGCTCCTCGGCGCCGTCTTCGCCACCGTCTTCTTCGCCGGGACGGTCGCGTACTTCCTCATCCCCCTCCTCCACCGCGTCGAACGCCTCGGACTCTCCCGGTGGCTCGCTAGCGCCGCCACCACCGCGCTCGCCGTGCTCGCCGTCGTCGTCCCGCTCGGTGTCGCGCTCTACGTCGCCAGCGGGCGCGTCACCCAACTCCTCGACGCGCTCCGCGACCTCCCCGAGTCCTTCGAGGTGGCCGTTCTCGACTACACGTACGTCGTCGAGGTGGGCGCGCTGTTGGACACCGTCGCCGAGTACGCCGCGACGCTCGCCGTCGACGCCGCCAGCGCGCTCCCCGTCCTCGCGCTCAAACTCACGCTGTTCGGCGTACTCGTCTTCGGCCTCCTGCTCGGCCACGAGGACGCCGAGCGCGCGTTCCTCAACACCATCCCGCGAGCCTACCACGACGTCGCGCACGCGCTCGGCCAGCGCGCCACCGCCACGCTGTACGCCATCTACGTCCTGCAGGCCGTCACCGCTCTCGCCACCGCCGCCATCGCCTTGCCCGTGTTCTACGCGCTGGGCACGCCGTTCCCCGTCACGCTCGCCGTCGTCGCGGGCGTCCTCCAGTTCGTCCCCATCGTCGGGCCGTCGCTGGTAGTCGGCGCGCTCGCCGTCTACCGCATCGGCGCCGGCGACACCACCGGCGCAGTCACCATCGTCGTCGTCGCGGGCATCCTCGTCGCGTGGCTCCCCGACGTGCTCGTGCGCCCCCGCCTCTCCCGCGAGACGGCGAACCTCCCCGGGAGCCTCTACTTCATCGGCTTCACAGGCGGCCTGCTGACGGTGGGTCCGGTCGGCATCATCGCCGGGCCGCTGGTCGTCGCGCTCACTGTCGAAGCCGCGAACCTGCTCGCCGACGAGCGCCGCGCGAACGGCGAGAACGGGACGCTCGAACCGGAACCCACGGACGGTCCCGCGAATCCCGACACCTCGGGCGGCCCCGGCGACGCGGACGACGCCTGA
- a CDS encoding ABC transporter permease yields MDRSVGTTDSEQLTRLAERAALPLAGVGTLAVLLVVFYYPVWTVFENALGSVARPFQPVREVLESEFYMGAAHGLFAHPARVPGDVLAWLTSVRVGFGWNWTGVVLGDPLTWPRALPDAWVVYPEVRKGLFGFTAWQAALSTVASVALGLPGAYVLARFEFPGRRTLKSLTILPFVLPSIMVVVGFVATFGQFGTVNDLLAWLGFGRVQMLYTLEIVVLAHAFYNAPLVTRMVGTAWENVDASAVETARSLGANPLRAFRDVVAPQLVPALAASALLTFIFTFMTFPIVLALGGLQLATVEVWLYARVQQLDYQTAAALATLETVFSLALMYVYLRYEGRRAAGGTNNPLSRHRLFDADTAREWLVRGGVAVYGVVVAVVFLAPLASMVLASFGGAVDPTLRWWEFILERQSGGRTQPATAVWNSLKFGVGALAVALPMGVVVAAFSARGGRGRKVVDAVLMAPIAVSGIVVGFGMLQSLVFGVELGGLRISIVGPVVVVFAHAVAGYPFVVRNVAPMLSSVDRRLVESARSLGASRGRALWDVELPLVWPGVLAGAAFAFAISIGEFDATVLLAEGGSTYTMPVALERYLVDRTAGPSVGPAAAMGTVLLAVTAASFVVIDYVGGEYRP; encoded by the coding sequence ATGGACCGAAGCGTGGGCACAACAGATAGCGAGCAACTGACGCGGCTGGCGGAGCGCGCGGCGCTCCCGCTGGCCGGCGTCGGCACGCTCGCCGTCCTCCTCGTGGTGTTCTACTACCCCGTGTGGACGGTGTTCGAGAACGCTCTCGGGAGCGTCGCCCGCCCCTTCCAGCCGGTCCGCGAGGTGCTCGAATCAGAGTTCTACATGGGCGCCGCCCACGGCCTGTTCGCGCACCCAGCACGGGTGCCCGGCGACGTGTTGGCGTGGCTGACGAGCGTGCGCGTCGGCTTCGGGTGGAACTGGACGGGCGTCGTGCTCGGCGACCCGCTGACGTGGCCGCGCGCGCTCCCCGACGCGTGGGTCGTCTACCCCGAGGTCCGGAAGGGCCTGTTCGGCTTCACCGCGTGGCAGGCCGCGCTCTCCACGGTCGCGAGCGTCGCGCTCGGCCTGCCGGGCGCGTACGTCCTCGCGCGCTTCGAGTTCCCGGGCCGCCGCACGCTGAAGTCCCTGACAATCCTCCCGTTCGTCCTCCCCTCCATCATGGTCGTGGTCGGGTTCGTCGCGACGTTCGGCCAGTTCGGCACCGTCAACGACCTGCTCGCGTGGCTCGGCTTCGGCCGAGTCCAGATGCTGTACACGCTCGAAATCGTGGTGCTCGCACACGCCTTCTACAACGCCCCGCTCGTCACGCGGATGGTCGGGACGGCGTGGGAGAACGTCGACGCGAGCGCCGTCGAGACGGCGCGCTCGCTCGGCGCGAACCCCCTCCGGGCGTTCCGCGACGTCGTCGCACCCCAACTCGTCCCCGCGCTCGCGGCGAGCGCGCTGCTGACGTTCATCTTCACGTTCATGACGTTCCCCATCGTGCTCGCGCTCGGCGGCCTCCAGTTGGCGACCGTCGAGGTGTGGCTGTACGCCCGCGTCCAGCAACTCGACTACCAGACCGCGGCCGCGCTCGCGACGCTCGAAACCGTGTTCTCGCTCGCGTTGATGTACGTCTACCTGCGCTACGAGGGGCGGCGCGCGGCGGGCGGCACGAACAACCCGCTCTCGCGTCACCGGCTGTTCGACGCCGACACCGCCCGCGAGTGGCTCGTCCGGGGTGGCGTCGCCGTCTACGGCGTCGTCGTCGCCGTCGTCTTCCTCGCGCCGCTCGCGTCGATGGTGCTCGCGAGTTTCGGCGGCGCCGTCGACCCGACACTCCGCTGGTGGGAGTTCATCCTCGAACGCCAGTCCGGAGGCCGCACGCAGCCGGCGACAGCGGTCTGGAACTCCCTGAAGTTCGGCGTCGGCGCGCTCGCCGTCGCGCTCCCGATGGGCGTCGTCGTCGCCGCATTCTCCGCGCGCGGCGGGCGCGGCCGGAAGGTCGTCGACGCCGTCTTGATGGCGCCAATCGCCGTCTCCGGCATCGTCGTCGGGTTCGGGATGCTCCAGTCGCTCGTCTTCGGCGTCGAACTCGGCGGCCTGCGAATCAGCATCGTCGGTCCCGTCGTGGTGGTGTTCGCGCACGCCGTCGCGGGCTACCCGTTCGTCGTGCGGAACGTCGCGCCGATGCTCTCCTCGGTCGACCGCCGGCTCGTGGAATCGGCACGCTCGCTCGGCGCGAGCCGGGGGCGCGCGCTCTGGGACGTGGAACTCCCGCTCGTGTGGCCGGGCGTACTCGCGGGCGCGGCGTTCGCGTTCGCCATCAGCATCGGCGAGTTCGACGCCACCGTCCTGCTCGCCGAGGGCGGGAGCACGTACACGATGCCGGTCGCGCTGGAGCGCTACCTCGTGGACCGCACTGCCGGGCCGAGCGTCGGGCCGGCGGCCGCGATGGGCACCGTCCTGCTCGCGGTGACAGCCGCCAGTTTCGTGGTCATCGACTACGTCGGAGGTGAGTATCGCCCATGA
- a CDS encoding thiamine ABC transporter substrate-binding protein, whose protein sequence is MKRREYLTSVGVGAVGLATAGCLQVENSGGGDTTTSETTSGDGTTTATTGGTTSQSSGPLRVATYDSFFGDEGTAGDWLKTAWEAEHDTEVRFTAPSNGVNEFIQRKKQGVDIDADLFVGLNTGELVRVDENLPNATLFDDLAGDVANAGDIKDSLRIDPQNRALPYDTGYISLVYDGTKVENPGTFEALASDAYRGDLLAQNAQTSDPGRAFLLWTIHEFGEDGYLDYWDTLVDNDVRVLDDWQPAYDAFLAGERPIVVSYSTDQVYYNGEDEIPRHQVGFLNDEGYANPEAFARFADTDKPDIAAQFAEFMLTDEAQRNIAVNNVQFPATTTATLPEEYAKYAYEPPEPVTFTYDELAGNVGEWTEAWAQQIASN, encoded by the coding sequence ATGAAACGCCGCGAGTACCTCACGTCCGTCGGCGTCGGCGCCGTCGGCCTCGCCACCGCCGGCTGCCTCCAGGTCGAGAACTCCGGAGGCGGCGACACCACGACGAGCGAGACGACGTCCGGCGACGGCACCACGACCGCGACGACCGGCGGCACCACCAGCCAGTCCAGTGGCCCGCTGCGAGTCGCGACCTACGATTCCTTTTTCGGCGACGAGGGGACCGCGGGCGACTGGCTGAAGACCGCGTGGGAGGCCGAACACGACACCGAGGTGCGGTTCACCGCGCCGAGCAACGGCGTCAACGAGTTCATCCAGCGGAAGAAACAGGGCGTCGACATCGACGCCGACCTGTTCGTCGGCCTGAACACCGGCGAACTCGTGCGCGTCGACGAGAACCTCCCGAACGCCACGCTGTTCGACGACCTCGCGGGCGACGTGGCCAACGCCGGCGACATCAAGGACAGCCTGCGAATCGACCCGCAGAACCGCGCGCTCCCCTACGACACGGGCTACATCTCGCTCGTCTACGACGGCACGAAAGTCGAGAACCCCGGGACGTTCGAGGCGCTGGCCTCGGACGCCTACCGGGGCGACTTGCTCGCGCAGAACGCCCAGACGAGCGACCCCGGCCGGGCGTTCCTGCTGTGGACGATTCACGAGTTCGGCGAGGACGGCTATCTCGACTACTGGGACACGCTCGTGGACAACGACGTGCGCGTCCTCGACGACTGGCAGCCGGCCTACGACGCGTTCCTCGCGGGCGAACGCCCCATCGTCGTCTCGTACTCCACGGACCAGGTGTACTACAACGGCGAGGACGAGATTCCCCGCCACCAGGTCGGCTTCCTGAACGACGAGGGCTACGCGAACCCCGAGGCGTTCGCGCGGTTCGCTGACACCGACAAGCCCGATATCGCCGCACAGTTCGCCGAGTTCATGCTGACCGACGAGGCCCAGCGAAACATCGCGGTGAACAACGTCCAGTTCCCGGCGACGACGACCGCCACGCTCCCCGAGGAGTACGCGAAGTACGCGTACGAGCCGCCGGAGCCCGTGACCTTCACGTACGACGAACTCGCAGGGAACGTCGGCGAATGGACCGAAGCGTGGGCACAACAGATAGCGAGCAACTGA
- a CDS encoding sulfurtransferase → MTDEWVVSADWLDANRDGVRVVDVRDAWEYDGIGHLPGAVSVPFDTFRSEDGPVGTMPPREDWEGLLSEAGVEPGDTVVAYDDTHGVFAARFLVTALFYGHENVRLLDGDYSAWLREHETTTDATDVAPTEYEAGDPVEGVFVDADDVLAALDDPDTVLVDTRDPEEFEAGHLPGAVNLDWKELVDDETRALKSRGELEEILAGHGVTAEKRVVLYCNTARRISHTFVALRHLGYPDVQFYEGSLTEWEAAGHPVE, encoded by the coding sequence ATGACCGACGAATGGGTGGTGTCCGCGGACTGGCTCGACGCGAACCGGGACGGCGTTCGCGTCGTGGACGTGCGGGACGCGTGGGAGTACGACGGCATCGGCCACCTGCCGGGCGCGGTGAGCGTGCCCTTCGACACGTTCCGGAGCGAGGACGGGCCGGTGGGGACGATGCCGCCCCGCGAGGACTGGGAAGGCCTGCTCTCCGAGGCGGGCGTCGAACCCGGCGACACGGTCGTCGCGTACGACGACACGCACGGCGTGTTCGCGGCGCGCTTCCTCGTCACGGCGCTGTTCTACGGCCACGAGAACGTGCGTCTCCTCGACGGCGACTACAGCGCGTGGCTCCGCGAGCACGAGACGACCACCGACGCGACCGACGTGGCGCCGACAGAGTACGAAGCGGGCGACCCCGTGGAGGGCGTGTTCGTGGACGCCGACGACGTGCTCGCGGCGCTCGACGACCCCGACACCGTGCTCGTGGACACCCGCGACCCCGAGGAGTTCGAGGCCGGCCACCTGCCGGGCGCGGTGAACCTCGACTGGAAGGAACTCGTGGACGACGAGACGCGCGCCCTGAAATCCCGCGGGGAACTGGAAGAAATTCTCGCGGGACACGGCGTCACGGCCGAGAAGCGCGTCGTGCTCTACTGCAACACGGCCCGGCGCATCAGCCACACGTTCGTCGCCCTCCGGCACCTCGGCTACCCGGACGTGCAGTTCTACGAGGGGAGCCTGACCGAGTGGGAGGCCGCCGGCCACCCAGTCGAGTAG
- a CDS encoding ABC transporter ATP-binding protein, whose protein sequence is MTRLTLDGVTREFGPTTAVDDVSLSVADGEFFTLVGPSGCGKTTTLRLVAGFESPDAGDVRFGDDSMTGVPPERRDVGIVFQSYALFPHMSVAENVAYGLRFRDPPEGKSKDERVAELLDLVDMPEMGDRAPDQLSGGQQQRVALARALAPGPSVLLLDEPMSALDARLRERLRVQVKAIQSELDITTVYVTHDQEEALSVSDRVAVMNGGRVEQVGTPEDVYRAPESRFVAEFVGDNNVLDGVASPHETEGSSVAVDAGTFEAAESASGDVTVCVRPEALSFGSGENEIAVSVERAEFLGDTYKVHCDWNGTSLLAKAADAPDSGSATLSFPREAATIIRQ, encoded by the coding sequence ATGACGAGGCTCACGCTGGACGGCGTCACCCGCGAGTTCGGTCCGACGACCGCCGTCGACGACGTGTCCCTCTCCGTCGCCGACGGCGAGTTCTTCACGCTCGTCGGTCCCTCGGGCTGTGGGAAGACGACGACGCTCCGCCTCGTCGCGGGCTTCGAATCACCGGACGCCGGCGACGTTCGCTTCGGCGACGACTCGATGACCGGCGTGCCGCCCGAGCGCCGCGACGTGGGCATCGTGTTCCAGAGTTACGCGCTGTTCCCGCACATGAGCGTCGCGGAGAACGTCGCGTACGGCCTGCGGTTCCGCGACCCGCCCGAGGGCAAATCCAAGGACGAGCGCGTCGCGGAACTGCTCGACCTCGTGGACATGCCCGAGATGGGCGACCGCGCTCCGGACCAACTCTCGGGCGGCCAACAGCAACGCGTCGCGCTCGCTCGCGCGCTCGCTCCCGGTCCGAGCGTGCTCCTGTTGGACGAGCCGATGAGCGCACTCGACGCCCGCCTCCGGGAGCGCTTGCGCGTGCAGGTCAAGGCGATTCAGTCGGAACTCGACATCACGACCGTCTACGTCACGCACGACCAGGAGGAGGCGCTGTCAGTCTCGGACCGCGTCGCGGTGATGAACGGCGGCCGCGTCGAGCAGGTCGGAACGCCCGAGGACGTGTACCGAGCCCCCGAGTCGCGGTTCGTCGCGGAGTTCGTCGGCGACAACAACGTCCTCGACGGCGTCGCGTCTCCACACGAAACAGAGGGGTCTTCGGTGGCGGTGGACGCGGGCACCTTCGAGGCCGCCGAATCGGCGTCCGGCGACGTGACAGTCTGCGTCCGTCCGGAAGCGCTGTCCTTCGGTTCCGGGGAGAACGAGATTGCCGTGAGCGTGGAGCGCGCGGAGTTCCTCGGCGACACCTACAAGGTACACTGCGACTGGAACGGGACGTCACTCCTCGCCAAGGCCGCCGACGCGCCCGACAGCGGGTCGGCGACGCTGTCGTTTCCCCGGGAAGCGGCGACGATAATCCGGCAGTAG
- a CDS encoding MATE family efflux transporter has product MTLRRRIRARLAAVVAALARGFGALQSWLAGVLAAFPALLARLGLVDRSKGEEAFDLAVPAMVTGGLRTLLRTADFLMVSIAAGSTAVAALEFGFQYYFIPFGLALALTSGTISVVSRLKGAEDDVGADFAIKQSLWLSLIVSVPITVGTWLYADPLVALLASDPETTRLGADYLRVVMLSVAFRFWSMTAARALAGAGDTRTPMYVRLVTLPTNIALNAVLIFGLWVFPELGVVGAAWGTAVSNAVAGVAFFAVLLSGRWSVTLHLGGKQWDWRVAKEIVRVALPLAGTRLSRTFGRFPFLWVLGTFGPTVVAAYAIGRRVMLLALMPAWGYSTASSTLVGQRLGADDPDEAAEYGWQTLRIALVTQLLIGAAIFAAAAPIARVFDAGDVGLTVTFIRVFGLGVAGFSVSRTLRGGLRGAGDTRWPFYGGIIGTYAVRLPLAFVALPVGFALSAGPYALGPLAIPAVSFAPGLGLGLIAVYAAILGDMYARAAVNLARFKSGAWRAYGAPATGD; this is encoded by the coding sequence ATGACGCTTCGCAGACGAATCCGGGCGCGCCTCGCGGCCGTCGTCGCGGCGCTGGCGCGCGGATTCGGGGCGCTCCAGTCGTGGCTCGCCGGCGTCCTCGCGGCGTTCCCGGCGTTGCTCGCTCGCCTCGGCCTCGTCGACCGCTCGAAGGGCGAGGAGGCGTTCGACCTCGCGGTGCCGGCGATGGTGACCGGCGGTCTGCGCACGCTGCTGCGCACCGCCGACTTCCTGATGGTGAGCATCGCCGCCGGCTCCACCGCGGTCGCCGCCCTCGAGTTCGGGTTCCAGTACTACTTCATCCCGTTCGGCCTCGCGCTCGCGCTCACTTCCGGCACCATCAGCGTCGTCTCCCGGCTGAAGGGCGCCGAGGACGACGTGGGCGCTGACTTCGCCATCAAGCAGTCGCTGTGGCTCTCCCTCATCGTCTCAGTCCCCATCACCGTCGGGACGTGGCTGTACGCCGACCCGCTCGTCGCGCTGCTCGCGAGCGACCCCGAGACCACGCGACTCGGCGCGGACTACCTCCGCGTCGTGATGCTCTCCGTCGCGTTCCGGTTCTGGAGCATGACCGCCGCCCGCGCGCTCGCCGGCGCGGGCGACACCCGCACCCCGATGTACGTCCGTCTCGTGACGCTCCCGACGAACATCGCGTTGAACGCGGTGCTCATCTTCGGCCTGTGGGTGTTCCCGGAACTCGGCGTCGTCGGCGCGGCGTGGGGGACCGCCGTCTCGAACGCCGTCGCGGGCGTCGCGTTCTTCGCCGTCCTGCTGTCGGGCCGGTGGAGCGTCACCCTCCACCTCGGCGGGAAGCAGTGGGACTGGCGCGTCGCGAAGGAGATCGTGCGCGTCGCGCTCCCGCTCGCCGGCACCCGGCTCTCGCGGACGTTCGGGCGGTTCCCGTTTCTCTGGGTGCTCGGGACGTTCGGCCCCACCGTCGTCGCGGCGTACGCCATCGGCCGGCGCGTGATGTTGCTCGCGCTGATGCCCGCGTGGGGCTACTCGACGGCGTCCTCGACGCTCGTCGGCCAGCGCCTCGGCGCCGACGACCCCGACGAGGCCGCCGAGTACGGCTGGCAGACGCTCCGCATCGCGCTCGTCACGCAACTGCTCATCGGCGCCGCCATCTTCGCCGCCGCCGCACCCATCGCTCGCGTGTTCGACGCCGGCGACGTGGGGCTAACGGTGACGTTCATCCGCGTGTTCGGCCTCGGCGTCGCTGGCTTCTCCGTCTCGCGCACACTCCGGGGCGGCCTGCGGGGCGCGGGAGACACGCGCTGGCCGTTCTACGGCGGGATTATCGGCACCTACGCGGTGCGCCTGCCCCTCGCGTTCGTCGCGCTCCCGGTCGGCTTCGCGCTCTCCGCCGGCCCGTACGCCCTCGGGCCGCTCGCGATTCCCGCCGTCTCGTTCGCGCCCGGCCTCGGACTGGGGTTGATTGCCGTCTACGCCGCGATTCTCGGGGACATGTACGCTCGCGCCGCCGTCAACCTCGCGCGCTTCAAGTCCGGCGCGTGGCGGGCGTACGGCGCGCCAGCGACCGGCGACTGA
- a CDS encoding class I SAM-dependent methyltransferase, with amino-acid sequence MSVREEFDEWAASGRDRGMEERHWQTAKHVLARMPVEDDDYVLDLGTGSGYALRALRERGVARGYGLDGAPAMAQNARDYTDDDQIGFVVGDFGSLPFADDSVDHVFSMEAFYYASDPHHTLEEIRRVLKPGGTFYCAVNYYEENVHSHDWQDNITVEMTRWDRSEYREAFRDAGLHVAEQDNVADRDVEIPPASEFPYEGFETREDMVERYRTYGTLLTVGVAP; translated from the coding sequence ATGAGCGTTCGCGAGGAGTTCGACGAGTGGGCGGCGTCGGGCCGCGACAGGGGAATGGAGGAGCGCCACTGGCAGACCGCGAAACACGTCCTCGCGCGGATGCCCGTGGAGGACGACGACTACGTCCTCGACCTCGGGACGGGGTCGGGGTACGCCCTGCGCGCGCTCCGGGAGCGCGGCGTCGCGCGCGGCTACGGTCTCGACGGCGCGCCGGCGATGGCGCAGAACGCCCGCGACTACACGGACGACGACCAGATCGGGTTCGTCGTCGGGGACTTCGGGAGCCTGCCGTTCGCCGACGACTCCGTCGACCACGTGTTCTCGATGGAGGCGTTCTACTACGCCAGCGACCCCCACCACACGCTCGAAGAGATCCGGCGCGTGCTGAAGCCCGGCGGGACGTTCTACTGCGCGGTGAACTACTACGAGGAGAACGTCCACAGCCACGACTGGCAGGACAACATCACCGTCGAGATGACGCGGTGGGACCGGTCGGAGTACCGGGAGGCGTTCCGCGACGCCGGCCTGCACGTCGCCGAGCAGGACAACGTCGCGGACCGGGACGTGGAGATTCCGCCGGCCTCGGAGTTCCCCTACGAGGGCTTCGAGACGCGCGAGGACATGGTCGAGCGCTACCGGACGTACGGCACCCTGTTGACGGTCGGCGTCGCGCCGTAG
- a CDS encoding DUF2391 family protein has translation MVGNRKRYAYADTAQQVVGGFLLAGPFVVTEEVWLLASRMQWYHVAVTVAFVFAIGYGALYKADDDRDPDREADVAGVPVRFVSLMGVSFGAVFVLSLALTAPHTFATQLELSTEMGALAWLTAKAASVGAIFSVVGAATADSLL, from the coding sequence ATGGTCGGGAATCGGAAGCGGTACGCGTACGCGGACACCGCCCAGCAGGTCGTCGGCGGCTTCCTGCTGGCGGGACCGTTCGTCGTCACCGAGGAGGTGTGGCTGCTCGCCAGTCGGATGCAGTGGTACCACGTCGCCGTCACCGTGGCGTTCGTGTTCGCCATCGGCTACGGCGCGCTGTACAAGGCAGACGACGACCGCGACCCGGACCGCGAAGCCGACGTGGCCGGGGTACCGGTGCGGTTCGTCTCGCTGATGGGCGTCTCGTTCGGGGCCGTGTTCGTGTTGTCGCTCGCGCTCACCGCGCCCCACACGTTTGCGACGCAGTTGGAGTTGAGCACCGAGATGGGCGCGCTCGCGTGGCTGACGGCGAAGGCCGCGAGCGTCGGCGCCATCTTCAGCGTCGTCGGCGCGGCGACCGCCGACAGCCTGCTCTGA
- a CDS encoding DUF7090 family protein, producing the protein MDYDLAIDGAPDSVPGGTVVLLLHPSTGETDRMDTDFLKTDTDHFLVVSTRTTAREVTQKLEYYDVDEDSAEILDTLSVERGYSRRGASHVHYVSSPDDVDGILTAIDQFLTDNPGKRRVSFDSLTELAYYADEAQALDAIQRLGGLLERHDAVALVHVSEEVHDAEDVDAFRDASDVVVELDEDGNVATDY; encoded by the coding sequence ATGGACTACGACCTCGCTATCGACGGCGCGCCCGACTCCGTCCCCGGGGGCACCGTCGTCCTCCTCCTCCACCCGAGCACGGGGGAGACAGACCGCATGGACACCGACTTCCTGAAGACGGACACCGACCACTTCCTCGTCGTGTCCACGCGAACCACCGCCCGCGAGGTCACGCAGAAACTGGAGTACTACGACGTCGACGAGGACAGCGCGGAGATTCTGGACACGCTGTCGGTCGAGCGCGGCTACTCCCGCCGGGGCGCGAGCCACGTCCACTACGTCTCCTCGCCGGACGACGTGGACGGCATCCTCACCGCCATCGACCAGTTCCTCACCGACAACCCCGGGAAGCGCCGGGTCTCCTTCGACTCGCTGACCGAACTCGCGTACTACGCCGACGAGGCCCAAGCGCTGGACGCCATCCAGCGACTCGGCGGCCTACTGGAGCGCCACGACGCCGTCGCGCTCGTTCACGTCTCCGAGGAGGTCCACGACGCCGAGGACGTCGACGCGTTCCGCGACGCCAGCGACGTCGTCGTCGAGCTCGACGAGGACGGCAACGTGGCGACCGACTACTAA
- a CDS encoding DUF7089 family protein: MFSERALSGDLAAVREAYASDALVLDCARDFEVLPPANRDDLALLTDSIVPHEYDESWLPEDAPELLRRLATDDLVVGMPGDGAVAWTSQTEPPVVFVKARIEGTPDAFADFLVAEALVEAALDLPEQFLGFFGETYREFDAAVDRDPTTVYQLATACCDAYRGLHTREEFEAWGDDYPDLYDAWVDAGERLEPRLDGLAGEVARGETSFADAAELACSAVKHDVDVPAPFGALDSVAYRRHGPEYAVTWAEKIFGDE, from the coding sequence ATGTTCTCCGAGCGCGCCCTCTCGGGCGACCTCGCGGCCGTCCGCGAGGCGTACGCGTCCGACGCGCTCGTCCTCGACTGCGCGCGGGACTTCGAGGTGCTCCCGCCCGCGAACCGGGACGACCTCGCGCTCCTCACCGACAGCATCGTTCCCCACGAGTACGACGAGTCGTGGCTCCCCGAGGACGCCCCGGAGTTGCTGCGTCGACTCGCCACGGACGACCTCGTCGTCGGGATGCCCGGCGACGGCGCCGTCGCGTGGACATCGCAGACCGAGCCGCCGGTCGTCTTCGTGAAAGCCCGCATCGAGGGCACGCCCGACGCGTTCGCGGACTTCCTCGTCGCCGAGGCGCTCGTCGAGGCCGCCCTCGACCTCCCGGAGCAGTTCCTCGGCTTCTTCGGCGAGACGTACCGCGAGTTCGACGCCGCCGTCGACCGCGACCCGACGACCGTCTACCAACTCGCGACGGCGTGCTGTGACGCCTACCGCGGCCTCCACACCCGCGAGGAGTTCGAGGCGTGGGGCGACGACTACCCCGACCTCTACGACGCGTGGGTGGACGCCGGCGAGCGCCTCGAACCCCGACTGGACGGCCTCGCGGGCGAAGTCGCGCGCGGCGAGACCTCGTTCGCGGACGCCGCCGAACTGGCGTGCTCGGCGGTGAAACACGACGTCGACGTGCCGGCGCCGTTCGGCGCGCTGGACTCGGTTGCGTACCGACGCCACGGCCCCGAGTACGCGGTGACGTGGGCGGAGAAGATTTTCGGCGACGAGTAG